One genomic region from Gossypium hirsutum isolate 1008001.06 chromosome D13, Gossypium_hirsutum_v2.1, whole genome shotgun sequence encodes:
- the LOC107919496 gene encoding auxin-induced protein X15: MGFRLPSVILHAKQVLKLQSRNQTDVPKGHIAVYVGEIQKTRFVVPISYLNHPSFVDLLNLAEEEFGFNHPMGGLTIPCDEDAFLHLTSQLKD; the protein is encoded by the coding sequence ATGGGTTTTCGTTTACCTTCTGTGATTCTTCATGCCAAGCAAGTTCTAAAACTGCAGTCTAGGAACCAGACAGATGTTCCAAAAGGCCATATTGCAGTTTATGTTGGAGAAATCCAGAAGACAAGATTTGTGGTTCCCATTTCATACTTGAATCACCCTTCTTTTGTGGATTTGCTCAACCTGGCTGAGGAAGAGTTCGGGTTTAATCATCCCATGGGTGGTCTTACAATTCCATGCGACGAAGATGCCTTTCTTCATCTCACTTCTCAGCTGAAAGATTAA
- the LOC121224946 gene encoding auxin-responsive protein SAUR23 has translation MGFRLPPIVVNAKQVLKAQQAQSSVPKGHIAIYVGEVERKRYIIPVTFVNHPSFVDLLNQAEEEFGFNHPMGGLTIPCKEDTFIDLASQLHALT, from the coding sequence ATGGGTTTTCGTTTGCCACCCATTGTTGTTAATGCCAAGCAAGTCCTTAAAGCTCAACAGGCTCAATCAAGTGTGCCAAAAGGTCACATTGCAATCTATGTAGGGGAGGTTGAGAGAAAGAGATACATCATTCCGGTTACTTTCGTGAATCACCCTTCATTCGTAGACTTGCTCAACCAAGCAGAGGAAGAGTTCGGGTTCAATCATCCAATGGGTGGTTTAACGATACCATGCAAAGAAGACACGTTCATCGATCTTGCTTCTCAATTGCATGCCTTGACATGA